tttctgtttgtttacacCAAACGCTGCGTAGCTCAAATTTTGCAAACCCGCATCTGTACAGTTCCGCACCAGAAGTGAACTGTAACACACAATTATCTTCAGatccactgaaaaaaaaaaagatatgcaAGGTTTAAGAAAaagcattggttctttttcatcAGGTTGGATTAAGACGAACTGGGTTCAATGTCACATTAAAATTTGTCAAAGTGTAGCTTTGAAATAATGACACGACCTTTGCCCTCAGCCTCCACAGCTTGGCCTAAAGACCAACCCTCCTCCCATTCAAGAGAAACCTCAGAAGACAAACAAGAAACCACCTCCCGCAAAGGAGGAGCTTCTGAAAACCACGGTAGGCAAAACGATTGTAAACGGGGTGTCACATCTGTATGATTAAATCGGAAAACTGTTGCATTGTCTCGGCACCTTTCCAGTCAGCTGTTTTAAGAGTAGTTCAGTGATGGCTAGTTTTCCCAAACAACTTGTTACACACACTCATCTAAAAGTGCTTTTGTTTTAACCACAAGTACTTGAGTGTTTTCCCTGAGGTCCTGCTTGCCACAAGACAAATGGTACTGGAAGCACTAACCTACTTGGCTTCTACATAGTAGAAGGTGGCATAAGAAGCACAAATGAGTTGACATCTACCAGAAGGGACGAAGCAGTTTCTACTTGACGTAGATTAAAGCCTTCACTGTTTGCAGCAGGATGTTGCATATTTTCTAAAAGGTATTTTGGGGAGAGGACAGTCTGCTTTGCCGTGCTGCTGTCATCTGCTGGGACAACATCAGTCAGTGTATatttaggaagaaaaaaaaaaaaaaaaacctgctccaATTGTTAAAGAAAGGTTGGCTCTGTGCTGGCGACTGCTCTGGAGTCCCCAGAACTGCTAATTCAAAGATGAATGCTGTAAAAGCTGCTCAACATGATGCACATTGCTGAACACCCTCCACATAACGTTAAACGAtaaagtgtgttcagtcagaggcttcttcagctccactgCAACAAAGAATGTTAAGAGGTTATTCCTGCCCACAACAAGAACTCTAcaaaatggcttttttttttttttttttttctacaattgtTAATGGTTGTTTAAGCTCTTGCTGCAACATAATTTAGTGATAATTAGTATTTTCTCATTTTGGGATTGATAAAGAATTGTTCCAACTCATTGTGACAAGCCTGGAGAACAGGCCACAACTCATCTCTGGTCTCCTTTCTTCAGGAGGCGATTGTGACTGAGTACTTGAACACCAAGAACCTGAGTGAGGCTGTGAACGGCGTGCGAGAGATGAAGGCGCCGAAGCATTTTCTGCCGGAGCTGCTCTGTAAGATCATCGTATGTTCTCTGGATCGCCCCAACGAGGACAAGGAGTACGCCAGCACTCTAATTCACACACTCCGTACTGAGGGTCTCATCACTGGAGAGAGCTTCATGCAGGTAAATCGAGTCAAGCGGATGGTTGCTCTTTAATTCGGACGTTTTCAAATGGCAATAAATTGTCTGCAGGGTCTACTGTAACGATTTCTCTCTCATTGATCCAACGGTGCGTAGAAGCAGCGCTTTTAACGCTGTTGCATCTTCTCTCACAACTTTCAGGCTTTCCTCAGCGTTCTGGACCAGTGCCCCAAGATCGAGGTGGACGTGCCTCTGGTGAAGTCCTACTTGGCCCAGTTCGCGGCCCGGGCCATCATAGCGGAGCTGGTGAGCGTGGCAGAGCTGGCTCACCCACTGGAGAATGGCACCCATTTCccactcttcctgctctgcttGCAGCAGTCGGCCAAGCTGAAGGACCGCGAGTGGCTCACGGACCTCTTCCAGCAGAGCAAGGTCAACATGCAGAAGATGCTTCCAGGTGTGTGCCCTCTCCCCCCATGTTGAATCTTATCCCATGCATCTACATACGTATTgaatcattttataaatgaagacATCCACACATCAAGGCCAGCACATCACAAAAGCTGCTTGATGAATATAGAAAGCCATATGTATTGGCTCTTACTTCCTAGGTCCTGAGTCAGTTGTAGGATATGCATAAAAAAAACCTAATGTGAGTACCCGACCTGAGACCTGCGATGGCATATATGGTAATATTTGAGAGAAGAGATTTTATTTAGAGAGATTTCTGGCTTTTCAGAAAGCCACTTGTTCAGAGTTAAACAAGTGAAGccactcaacatttatttaaattttttttggagCTGATTGGAAGCTCCTGCACCGGAGTTGAAACATGTTTTTCCTCTCCTCAAAAACCACCTGAAAGAGTTCCTCTAGAAGTCAGAACTCACCCCGAGGTCACCTAaaactgccctttttttttttttttctcttgtcaaAATCATGACCCCTTTCTCTACTTTTCCTCCTCATGACAGAAATTGATCAGAACAAGGACCGCATGCTGGAGATTCTGGAGGGGAAAGGCCTGAGCTTCCTGTTCCCACTGCTGAAGCTGGAAAAGGAGCTGCTGAAGCAGATCAAGGCAGACCCCTCTCCACAGTCCATCTACAAGTGGATTAAAGACAACATCTCACCCAAGCTTCACACTGACAAAGGCTTTGTCAACATCCTCATGACAAGGTAAATGTTATTGTACAACTATAAAGACAAGTATCACACTGAGTTGGTTGATTTATACTCGAGGGGCTTGAGTTTAACCAGCCAgtgttctcttctgttttttttttttttttttcagtttcctgCAGTACATCTCCCAGGAGCTGTGCATGACCGAGGGTGACGATCAGCTGGCGGCCCCCTCCAAAgagcagctggagcaggagaagcagctgctgctggccTTCAAGCCCGTCATGCAGAAGTTCCTGCACGACCACACTGAGCTGCAGGTCAGCGCCCTGTACGCGCTGCAGGTACACTGCAACGCCAGCACGTTCCCAAAAGGTACAGTGCCCttattttcttttagtttttttcaacgctgtttttttttttttttgtaatcgaCAAATTCATCCTACAAATgagtttttagaaaaaaatatcgAAAATGCTTTCTTTCCAAAAAGGCATGCTGCTGCGTTATTTTGTCAACTTCTACGACATGGAGATCATTGAAGAAGAAGCCTTCCTCGCATGGAAAGAAGACATTACCCAAGAATTCCCTGGGAAAGGAAAAGCTTTATTCCAGGTACAGTAATGCCAAGTGGAGAACCTGCAGTCGGTTTAATTCAAACGAACTGCTCTTTAACTCTGGATTTGTTCTGTCCCATCAGGTAAACCAGTGGCTCACCTGGCTGGAGACggctgaggaggaggagtcagAGGAGGAAGCAGACTGAAAAACAAGCTGAAGCTTCATGGCGTAGATCCACCTTTCCTCGTTGTTAGACtcgtctttccttttttttttttgtttgtttttttttttgtttaacacCATGCTTAATTTAACCACTACCACGCGACACTCAACCGCTTCTGACTTGCAAATCTAAACTGAAAGATTGTTACCCGTAGAGCCTCGTGTGCGAGCAGCTGAGAAGCATCGTTTGATCTGTTCCCCGATGGTTGTTCTGACTTTTGAATCCGTGTCCCGATCAGCTACAGGAATTGAAGTTCAGAGTGGCTCAACCATGTTTCCTTGTTTTGATTTCCTTTTGACCGTGTTGGTTTGTTACTTTTCACTTTGTTGCATGTTTCCATTCAGCTTTTACAGATTTCAACCTCCCCTCTTAGGATGCAGCTTTATTTAACCATGTGTGGGCTCTCCTCCAGTAATTTAAATTGACGGCTGTTTTCACTAATGACGGATAAAAGCATTCAGCCATAAACAGAAGGTCTTGTCACTGAGCTGCTTTAAATTCTGCTACTAGGGTCCATCCTGGACTCCTCTTCACCGTACTGTGAGACGTTTAGCACCATCAGTGGGGGAGGGGGTTCCGCTCTCCATTCAGAGAAAGTCCAGAATGAGTCAATGTTTCAGAAAGGAAAAAGGTGATTAACTGGCAAACATTTCATAACAAATAAAGGTGTCTGAGTCGTACCATTGTCACAAAAAGTCtgttttccatttattttttctgtggGGAGAGGGGGGTGCTTTTCATAGTCACTGATGAGCATCTTTCCAAGTCAGCTCTCCCTCGTCAGGAGACATCTTTCCGTTAACTGCCCCTCTTACTTGTCTACTACATTAATGGTTGCAGTGTACTCCCCATTCTCTAACATATTAAAACTAAAACGTGTAATCATTGGTGTGCCGCCGTAACGTTTCAAAGTTGCCTGTGTTTCTACCTCTTAGATgggctgtttgattctttttgTGCTGGGATAATGATAAACAAAATATCCTGAGCCCTGGCAAATGGTTTAAGTATTTTATTTAGTTCTGGCCTTATTGCACAAATTATTGAAGCAGATGTTTCCAAGGAAGCTTTGCTGGTTTACAAGTATTAATATTTTAGAGCGAAAGCAAAGCTTTTCTTAATTTGGCAGCTTAGTATTCTCGTTGAAATGGACCCAAGAAAATGCTGAGTTGTTGCCCAGAATTTGGAATAAAGGGGAGCAACTGggctgtgtctttttttttttttttttttttttttttttttttttttttttttttttttctttcttcaaacgcTCGATTATGGAAAATGAGATGAGTGATTCCTAAATTGGCAAAATAAGTTGGGACGGGTCATAACTGATGATTACCGTAAGTGTAACatctaaataaaacatttttcccAAGAATAGTGCTCACAAGCCATGTGTATGTTTAGGGCAAAAACTATTTGGATCTTATTGTAACGTATTCATAATTATTGTGCACCTCCTATTGCTTTAATGTCAATAAAGTCCAGTACATGAGCACCATTActgtttttgatttatttacacAGCTTTATATATTTAACCTCTTCAATAAAAGACGACTGTTGGGTGCGACGGAACATTGAGAGGCTGACCGTCCGATAGCGTTCGCTGACACGTCAGGAGGTTCCTAGACTTGCTGAAAAATGTCGATCATCACTCCTGGTTGGTAGGGATCCAGAAGTATTCCACCACCTTCCTGCTTCTGCGCGGGGGGGCGGATTCAGGTCGCTCCCCTCCGAAGGCAGCCAGTTCATCAAAGTGACTTGGCCCAAGATCTCTCCCTGTATTTGGGGCAGAGATCCTGAACATGCTCCTGAAAATAAACACCCATTATTTAATGTATTAAATATGTAGTTGGACTTTGTAACAGTGGTCCTTTCCTGGGGCGCATATAGTAGCCAGTATTTCAGTGAATTCACTGTCTTCCGAGTACTGTTGAGAGTTGTAGTTGGTGCGCCTGAGCCCCCCCTGGTGGCCACAGGACTTAATGCAGCTGACTTCAGCTTTTGGGCTCATCTAATTTGTGCTGTGGTTTTCCTCCGTCCTCCTGCCTCTGACTTAAATAATGGCCAAATGTTCTGAACAATATATCAACTCCTAAAAGTGAGGAGAAATGAGACTGGCTGACGGAGTTGTAAGCCGGGATACATTTGGGCATCTTATGTGGAGGAATTTTCCAACATTTGGTGCCTGATGCGGTGTGGCACGTTAATTCACCTTTATCATTAAATATCAACTATGCAAACGGATTTAATGCTTTTTGAAAGGAATGACACAGCAATAGGCTGCAACAAAACACTTAAGTTTATGATCCAGCTGTGTCAAATGACTGCTTCGAAGCACAGAGTTCTTATTTTTTGACTTCAGTGTGCAAATGGGGAACTGTGCTAAGGGGTCAGTTTACCTGGATGAACTCCTCTCAGGCTCCTCAGGACTGAACTCTGGAGTGGAGATGTAAACGGGGTCTCCCTCCTTTCCATAACATAAGAGAAAGTGATGTTGCGGTGTTACAGGGAGAATAAATGCTTTTTCCAAAGAACAGATGTGTTGTAAATTATGTAAACATTCACCCGTCGGCACACTTATGACATGGCGACTGGTTCAGGAACTCATGAAGTATCACCTCACCGTAAAATTTTTTGTGGTTCCATCTGGATTCTTGAGGATTTTAACCCGTTGATCGCTCTCTGTCATGCACAGAAAATAGCTCTTGATGTTGGCTTGGCACTGTTTGGGAAAGATGAAATGCAAAGATTAAAATGTACCCAAAGAGCTATTCAACACACATGGAAAATTATTTTAAACAGTACATCAGTGTCGACAGTTGTCATTTTCCAATTATGAACACTGCTGCTACAGCCGGTTTCTAAAAGAGTCGGGACACTGTATAAATTGTATAACAATGCGAGAATGTGTAGATCATTTCAACTGTATAATTGAAAGTAACACAAAGATAAGATAATAGCAGagaaattcactgcacagatgttttAAAGATATTTGTATGGTGCCTTTGTTCGATGATGCTGTGGtaataaaatcaggattttttttttttgccagaactgagtgacagtctggaaatgcttcagGGAACAATGAGTTGACGTTTCGTCTGATGGGCCAATTTTCAGTCACATTTTCTAAAGTGTTTAGTTgtcttacaaaaagaaaaaaaaatgtgtgaatgagagcagcctTGTTGGGAATTAttaaaaatgttgtgttttttttttttttaaatgaatctcAATTAAGTCCAGTTTTGGTTGAACTAATAGGCTACAATTGCTTTTTCTATGATTGTGTAAATAAGTGTTTTGTCTCCGTATACAGAAACTTTGAGACTTCTGCAGAAATTGCCTAAATTGTTTACATTACTGCTTTGACCGAGTGCTGATTCCCTCCCTATCTGTTTTCTATGCCCAATCATAATAATGATCTGATGCCAATTTACCAAATTAAATGTCCGAgatcttttttttatcaaacatgtcactatttcattttatttatttattttatttattttatttattttatttattttatttattttattttatttattttatttattttatttattttattttttattttattttattttattttattttattttattttattttattttattttattttatttgtttgtttatttagtcatttattattattattattattattattagttagtagtagtattttttactagaattggtattattattgttgttgtcaatttacaatcattgtaaatatttataatttttttgagctactagactaatttgaatttcccccattgggggatgaataaagtatttttctattctattgtatTCTATCATCAAACTCAGAATTTGCCTCTTAATTTAATTAGTGTGTGCTTGTTATCTTAGATATGGGGTTTGAATTGCAAATGAccgcattcatttttttttatttacatatgtTTCCAACTTTTTTAATGGAGTAGTAGAATATGCAAGACGAAATATTTGCCTTCTGTTCTTCACAGAGCACCAGTAGCGGTTCAGTGGTGGTGAGATGAACACCACTGCATTGATGGAGCGCTTTCTTACTGCTTTGCTCTGCCTCTGAGCTTTCAGGCCCTCCTGAGCTCGGAGGACGTCGGccagctcctggtgcttctCCCTCCAGCTGAGGCTCTCGGCTGTCCTCTCCTGCCTCTCTTTCTCTGCCAGACGCCTCTCGGCCTCAGCCTCCCGCTGGGCCTGGGTGGCCCTTTTGCTCTCCTCCTCCAACGCCGCTGCTCTATGCCTCAAATTCATCTCACTGCAAACAGAACGAAACACAGATCTCACTCATCTAGACTGACTGTGCTCATCATTGAGTGTGCTGTGATTTCTCCCGTAATTCTTTGAAGAATCACTGAGGATTACGGAAGACCTCACATACCACCTGCGCTCCGCACTAAGGTGAACAAGTACGCCTTATCGGGCCTTGGTTATCAAAGAAATTAAGCTAATGTATGTCCCATATGTTCTCTGGCTCtgatctttgtttctgtggttcTCACCTAACATCTTCTCTGGGATTTGAAATGGAAGAATTATTATACCACGGAACCACAAGATGATAAAATGCACTAAATGGAATATGGAGAAGTCGTTTTCATGTA
This genomic interval from Odontesthes bonariensis isolate fOdoBon6 chromosome 7, fOdoBon6.hap1, whole genome shotgun sequence contains the following:
- the eif4g2b gene encoding eukaryotic translation initiation factor 4 gamma 2b → MLGNIKFIGELGKLDLIHESILHKCIKTLLEKKKRVQLKDMGEDLECLCQIMRTVGPRLDHEKAKSLMDQYFGRMRSLMNNKELPARIRFLLQDTVELRENNWIPRKAFIDNGPKTINQIRQDAVKDLGVFIPATMSQGMKMDFFLESPFIPNRMKLDRETLGGLADMFGQMPGSGIGTGPGVIQDRYSPTMGRHRTNPLFNGHSGHIAPPPQTQFEMGAKSFVKSSQVQNQHFLNQNHAAQQQVQSKDTPPRFSKKGQLNADEISLRPAQSFLLSKNQVPKLQPQIPTMMPPSAQPPRSQTPPLGQPPQLGLKTNPPPIQEKPQKTNKKPPPAKEELLKTTEAIVTEYLNTKNLSEAVNGVREMKAPKHFLPELLCKIIVCSLDRPNEDKEYASTLIHTLRTEGLITGESFMQAFLSVLDQCPKIEVDVPLVKSYLAQFAARAIIAELVSVAELAHPLENGTHFPLFLLCLQQSAKLKDREWLTDLFQQSKVNMQKMLPEIDQNKDRMLEILEGKGLSFLFPLLKLEKELLKQIKADPSPQSIYKWIKDNISPKLHTDKGFVNILMTSFLQYISQELCMTEGDDQLAAPSKEQLEQEKQLLLAFKPVMQKFLHDHTELQVSALYALQVHCNASTFPKGMLLRYFVNFYDMEIIEEEAFLAWKEDITQEFPGKGKALFQVNQWLTWLETAEEEESEEEAD